The genomic DNA GGACCAGTCCCTCGTCGGTGTCGATGAGCGTCGCCACGGGGTCGTCGCTCATCGGCAACACGGGATGGTCGACGCCGAGCGCGTCGGCAAGCGTCGCGGTTGCCTCGGTCAGCCGCTTGCCCTCATCGAGCAGGCTCGTCCGGGTAATGTGGACGGCTCGGTCGGTGTCGCCGATTTCCATGAACTCCGCGACCCCCGAGAAACGCCGCCACCGGGCGATATCCCGGCCGGCCGTCTGCTTTTTGTCCGGGAGGTACCGCGGCCCGGTGTCGAGGTCGGCGGCGTCGGCGAGCGCCCGCAGTTCCTCGTGGGTTTCGGTCGTGTCGCCGTCGATGCCCCACCACGTCTCGCGGTCGAGGCGGTCGGCGGCGGCAAAAAGCACCGTGTCTACGTCGGGGCAGACGACCAACCCGCCCAGTTCGACGTCGTCGCCAGTGTTGCAGACGACGGGCGTGTCGGCGGTGTCGAAGACCGTTTCGGCTCCGTATCGGAGCTTCGGGGTCCCCGTCCCGCCGGCGAGAAACGTCACCATACCCCCGGTTTCGAGCCAACGGGTTTGTATCTGATTGTTGCCGCAGTGGGCTGGCCGCCCCGCGACGGTTTTTATACGACGACGCCGAAGACCCGGCCGGATGGTCACCATCAAGGACAGCGTCCACGACCACATCACCGTCGAGGGCGTCGCGGCGGACCTGCTGGATACGCCGGCGGTCCAGCGGCTCCGGCGGATTACACAGCTCGGCACTGTCGAGTACGTCTATCCGAGCGCCAACCACACCCGATTTGAGCACTCGCTGGGGGTGTACCACCTCGCGACGCGTGCGCTCGACCATCTCGGCATCGAGGGCACGCAGGCCGAGCGGCTCCGGGCGGCCGCCATCCTCCACGACATCGGTCACACGCCCTACAGTCACAACATCGAGGCCCTCGTCGCTCGCCGGACCGGCAAGCTCCACGACGAGGTCGAGGACCTGCTCGAAACGGGCGATGTCGCCCGCACGCTCGCGCTCCACGACATCGACCCCAGCGCCGTCGCCGACCTCATTGCCGGCGACGGGGAGTTCGGCCCGCTGGTTTCGGGCGAACTCGATGTCGACCGGATGGATTATCTCGTCCGCGACGCCCACCACACCGGCGTTCCGTACGGGACCATCGACGCCGGCCGGCTGATTCGCGAACTCCGGTTTGTCGACGGCGAACTCGTCCTCGCCGAGGGGAACGTCCAGACGGCCGAGTCGCTGCTTGTTGCCCGTGCCCTGATGAACCCGGTCGTCTACAACCACCACGTCGCCCGTATCTCGAAGGCAATGCTGCGGCGAGCGACCGAGCAGCTTCTGACCGCCGGTGTGACCGACGCCGAGACGCTTCGCCGGATGGACGACGCGGCGTTGCGGTCGGCGTTGCGGGACTGTGCGGCGACCGCACCGCTTGCCACTCGACTGGACCGCCGGACCCTCTACAAGCGGGCTGTCTGGGCCGAACTCCGCGACGTGCCCGACGATATCGTCGACGCCGACCACGAGACCTGCCGGGAACACGAACGCGCTATCGCCGAGCGGGCCGGCGTCGACCCGGCGGCTGTCATCATCGACGTTCCGTCGCGGCCGTCGATGCGTGAGTCGACGAGTCGGGTCGTCGTCGGCGGTGAGGTCAGAACCCTCGGTTCACAGTCGACGCTTGTGGCGGCGCTGCGCCGCACCCAGCGCGAACAGTGGCGGCTCGGCGTTTACGCACCGGAAGCAGAGACCGACGCCGTCGGCAGCGCCGCGGAGGACATTCTCGGACTCGACCTCGATGCGCTCGTCGTCGACGTTCGACAGGGCGTCAACACTCGCCTCGACGAATTTCAGGAGTAGCCGCTGAGACCCACGCCGGCTACAACCGATTTAACCCCCCGCCCCGTTCGGCCCGTATGGAGCTTTCCGGAACGATACTCGCCGGCCCCGACTACGAGCCGATAGAAGGCCGTGTCGTCGTCGAGGACGGCGAGATAACGGCCATCGAGGAGGTCGAGACCGCCTCCTCGGACATTATCTGTCCTGCGTTCGTCAACGCCCACACCCACATTGGCGATTCGATAGCCAAAGAGGCGGGGCGTGGGCTCTCGCTTGACGAACTGGTCGCGCCGCCGGACGGGCTGAAACACCGGCTCCTTGACGATGCCTCGCGGGAGGAGCTGGTGGCGGCGATGGCTCGCTCGCTCCAGTTCATGCAGGCGGCCGGAACCGGCGCATGCATCGAGTTCCGCGAGGGCGGCGTCGAAGGCATCGAAGCGCTCCAGGCGGCCACGGCGGGGCTCGATATCGAGTCGGTCGCCCTTGGCCGTGACACGACCGACGTGCTCGACATCGCCGACGGATACGGAGCCAGCGGTGCCCGCGATGGCGATTTCTCGGCGGAACGGACCGCCACCGGCAGGGCGGGACTGCTCTTCGGTATCCACGCCGGCGAGCGGGACGCCCACGACATCAACCCTGCACTCGACTTGGAACCGGACTTTTTGGTTCATATGGTCCATGCCGAACCGCTCCACCTCGAACGGGTTGCGGACCGCGGCACGCCGGTCGTCGTCTGTCCTCGCTCGAACCTCGTCACCGATGTCGGCGTACCGCCGGTGGCCGACCTTCTAGAACGGACCACCGTCGCTCTCGGGACCGACAACGTGTTGCTCAACAGCCCCTCGATGTTCCGCGAGATGGCGGTTACCGCGAAGCTCTGTGATGTCACCGCACCGGAGGTTCTCCGGATGGCGACGGCCGCGGGCGCGGAGATAGCCGGGCTGAACTGCGGTGTCATCGAGCCTGGCCGGCGAGCGCGGCTGCTCGTTCTCGACGGCGACAGCGACAACCTCGCGGGCGTTCGGGACCCTGTTCGAGCCGTCGTCCGTCGGGCCGGCGTCAACGATGTGAAAAACGTCGTGCTGCAGTAGCTCCCACAGTCGGAGCAGTTGAGCCGCTGAACGGTCGAAACTCGTATATGTAACTATTAATAATTGTGGTACTAGGGAACAATGTACGATACGATTCTCGTGCCGACCGACGGGGGCGGAGGAATCGGACGGGTAATCGACCACGCCGCCGAGATAGCGGCGGCACACGGGGCGGCACTTCAGTTTCTCTACGTGCTTAACACCGATTCGGCAGCGGTCTCGGCGGCGGCCGTCGGCGGTGAAGCCCACGAACTGCTCCGCTCGCAGGGCGAGGAGGCGCTCGCGGACGCCGACGCTCGGGTCGATGTGCCGACAGAGACCGCCCTGCTGGAGGGGCAGCCGGCCGACCGCATCGTCGAGTACGCCGACCGGACGGGCTGTGACCTCATCGTGATGGGGACGCATGGCCGTGGCGGACTCGGCCGGCTGCTGCTTGGCAGCGTCGCCGAGCGGGTCGTTCGGCTGTCGTCGCAGCCGGTGTTGACCGTCCACGTCGACGACAGTGCGGACAACGACAAGACCTCTCTCGAAGAGGTGTCGCCGGTGACGGTCGACCCGGCTGTCTCCGGCGTACTGGAGTGATTGTTGTCTACTCCTCGACGACGTACTCGAAGGTCATCCAGCCGGCAAGCAGCATCAACCCGTCGTAGGCCAGCAGCACCCGGAACCACGCGGTCGTCATGCCATCCGAGAGGTCCGGCTGTGTCAGTGCGGTCCCGGCAAGCAGTACGGGCACGACGAGCGGAATCAGCAACACCGGGAGCAGCGACTCCTGCAACTGCGAGTGGAGCATCAACACCGACAAGAGCACGCCGACCGCGCTGAGACCGAGCGCCGCCAGCGGCACGACCGAAAGCAGCGTCGAAAGCGCCGCCGGCTCGAAGGAGTACTCCAAGAAGACGACGACGAAGACGAGACTCAGCAGGCCGATACCGGTGACAAACACCGTCGTGCTGAGCACTTTTCCGAGATAGACCGCCGAGCGGTCGACCGGCGCGAGCAAGAGGCCGTCGATGGCGTCGTTTTGGCCTTCGAGTGCGACCGCATGACTCATTCCAACGACGCCGCCGAAGACGACGGCTATCCACAGCGCCCCGCGGGCCAGCGCCTCCCGGCTGCCGACGTCCTCGCCGAAGACAAACGAGAAGACGACGATGACGAGCAACGAGAAGACGAACGCCGAGTTGACCGTCTGCTTGCTCCGGGTTTCGACCAACAGGTCCTTCCGAGCGACCTCATAGACGGTCCGGAGATACCGGCCGGTCATCGTAACGCCCCGCCGACAGCCGGTTCGCCGCCACAGAGCGTTTCATATCGGTCGACCGCTCCCTCGACGGTCTCGAATTCGTCGGCAGCGGCGTCGCCGACCAGCCGCCCTTCGCGCATGAAGAGAATCCGGTCTGCGAGTTCGACGCCGCGTTCGAGGTCGTGGGTCGACGCCAGCACGGTCCGGTCGGCCAACTCCGAGAGGACGGTCGTCATCCGCTTGAGCGATGTCTGGTCGAGGCCGGTGTACGGCTCGTCGAGCAGGAGCAACGCGGGGTCGTGAACGAGCGCGCGCGCCAGCGAGACCCGCTTTGCCATCCCGTGTGAAAACCCCGACACCCGCTCGCTGCCGCGGGCGGCGAGGCCGACGGTTTCGAGCAGCTCCTCACAAATCGCCTCGTCAACGCCGTGGAGCCGGGCGTGCAACCGGAGGTTTTCCCGCGCAGTGAGCTCTTCGTACAGGAGTGTCTCGTGGGTTAACACGCCGATATCGCCGCGAGCCGCATCGTCGCCGACGAGGGGCTGCCCATCGATTCGGATGGTCCCGTCGCTCGGCCGGGCGAGCGAGGCAAGCATTCTGATGAGTGTTGTCTTGCCGGCCCCGTTCGGACCGAAAAGCACCGCTGTCTCACCGGCAGTGAGTTCGAAAGAGACGTCGTCGACGGCGAGGTGGCTCCCGAATCGCTTCGAGAGGCCGGCGACCGAGACGAACGACATACTGACGGTTCTCAGACCCACAAGTTAAGCATTGTACTTCCCTACGGCCGATTGATGGAGGTCCCGACGCTCTCGGTCGTCTTCATAGCCGGCGTGGCGACGATACTGACGCCGTGTTGTCTGCCGCTGTTGCCGCCGCTGTTGTCCGGCAGCGTCGGCCACCGGCTGCGGCCAATAGCCATCGTTGCCGGAAGTCTGGTGTCCTTTACGGCCCTTGGCGTCGTCGTCGGAACGCTCGGGTCGTTCTCACCTGATTCACTTCGCACGCCGGCCTTTCTGGCTATCGTCGCGTTCGGCGCGGTGATGGTTGATGACGACCTCAACCGAATCTACTCGACGTATGCCTCCCGACTCTCCGGATGGCTGACGGGCAGTTTCTCGACGCTCGATGCGGACCGACGGCCGCTCGCATCGGCGTTTTCGCTGGGGACGCTACTTGGCGTTATTTGGCTGCCCTGTGTCGGGCCGGTACTCGGGGCGGTGCTTGCCTATGCGGCAACGACCGGCGCGGCAGCCGAAAGCGGCCTGCTGCTCTTCGTCTACGGGACGGGCTTTGCGGTGCCGCTTTTGGGCGTCGCCTACGGTGGCAAAATCGCGGGGCGCTCCGTCGTTTCCCGCCTTGGGGCTGTCGGCGGCACGGAGACGCTCAGACGGATAGCCGGGGGCATTCTGCTGGTGACCGGCGTTGCCCTGCTCTTCGACTTCGACCGCGTGCTGTTGTCGGCGCTGTGACCGTCGCCGTGTTCGTGTCGTGGTATCGAGCAAAGAGTTGATGTAGAATCCAGCCGAACGTTCTGGCAATGGACCGGAGGACAAAAGCCGTCGTCGGCGGCGTCGGCATTGCCGTTTTGCTGGCGATACTGGCGACGACGACGATGGGGGCCGCGGCGGAGTTCGTCACGCCGACCGACCTCGAAGAAGACGACGACTATCAGAACGAACTCGTCAAGCTCGAAGGGCAGGTCACCGACCTTGAGGAAGGCCCGCCCATTGCTTTCGCTGTCGACGACGGTAACTACACGAAGGCAGTCACCTACGACGGCGAGATGCCCGAAACGATGTCCGAAGGCCGCATCGTCGTTGCGGAGGGACATTTCGACGGTGAGACACTCGTCGCCGACGACCTCACCGTTCGTGCCCACGAGGGCGAACACCCTGACGACCACCCCGGCGGTGTCGACGCTGATGCCCACGACGAGAGTCACTTCGAGGGCGACAGCGACTACGACAACGGCGACTACGACAAAGACGACTACTGACCCCGGAGCCGTTGCCCCGGCGTGTTCTCTCCAGCCGGTCCCGTTTTCGTGGACTGAAGCCGGCGTTTAATTGTCTCGCTGCGCTACTACCGGTATGTCCGATTCAGACAGCGCCCGTTCCGACAACGGGTCGGCCATCGGCCGATACGGGATGGCCGCGATTGCGGTCGTCGCGGCGGGTGTCTCGACGGTTGCGACCTCGTTTGCCGTCTATGCGACCGGGCGCGAATTTCTGGTGTCGTCGCTGAACCGGCACCTCCTCGAGTATCTTCCTGGCTGGTTCGTCTCCGGCGTCATCCAGCGGTTCGGCAACCTCGCGCTCGAACTGAGTATGGTGTTTTCCGGCGCTCTCCTCGCCGTCGTCTTCGGTATCGTCGCTGTCGGCGGCTACCGGCTCGGCGACCGGCTCTCGCCGACCCTGCCGCCGGTAGCGGGCTTTGTCGTCGCGACAGCGCTCGTCTTCGTCGTTTCCTACTCCGTCGTCGGCTCGGCAATGGCGGTTGTCGTTCCGGCTCTCGTTGGCGGCGTCGTCGTGACGTACTTCGAGACCCGCTCGCCGACTGAGATAGCGACCGACAGCGAGCGCCGCTCGGTGCTGCGGGCCGTTTCGGCGGTTGCGGCCTTCAACGTCGTCGCCCACGGCATCGGACTGGTGCGGCGGAGCCAGACCCAGCGGGCGGAACAGGAGCTTCAGGAGCGGGCCCTGCGGCTCGAAGCCGAGCACATGATTTCGGACGCACGGCAAAAGGAACTCGACGTCGAGGGGGTTCAGCCGCTTGTCACCGATATCGAGGACTTCTACAAAGTCGATATCAACCCGAGCCCGCCCGCTGTCGACCCCGACTCGTGGGCGCTTTCGATTACCGGCGCCGTCGAAGAGCCGGTCGACCTCGACTACGCGGAGATACAGCGTTTCCCCGTCGAACACCAGTACAAGGCGATTCGGTGTCTCAGCGACGACATCGAGGACGACAAGCTCGATACCGCCGTTTGGACTGGCTGCTCGATGGATGCGGTGCTCGATGCGGTCGACCTGCAGGGGTCACACGTCATGCTGTACGGTGCTGACGACTACTTCTACTCCATGTCGGTCGAGGACTTCCGGTCGTGTCTGCTCGCCTACGGCATGAACGGTCTCGAACTCCCGCAGGCCCACGGCTATCCGGTCCGGCTGCTGGTTCCCGACCGATGGGGGAAGCTCCACGTCAAATGGCTCACCGAAATCGAGGTTATCGACGATTACTCGGGGGGCTACTGGGAAGAACAGGGCTGGCACGGGATGGGCGCGGTAAACGCCGTGACGAAAATCGACCGCATCAACCGCCCGGAAGGTCGCATCCAGATATGCGGCCATGCGTACGCCGGCGCTCGCGGCGTCGACAGAGTCGAAGTATCGATAGACGGCGGCGAGACGTGGACCGCAGCGGCGCTCAGCGGCCAGCTAGACAATCCGGATACGATACGACAGTGGGTCTATGAAATCGACGACCCACAGCAGGACGAATACGAGGTCTACGCACGGACTATCGACGGCACGGACACCATCCAGACAGAGGTCAGGACGGACCCGTTCCCCGACGGGGCGACCGGATGGGTCAACCGAACCATCCGGCGTGGGTAGCTACTCTCCCCGTTCTGCCGAGAGGTCTTCGAGTCGGGATTCGAGGCGGTTGAGCCGGCTCCGCAGGTACAGCACGTACACTACGAGTGCCGCGAAGATGGCCCCGTAGGACGCTCCGAGTAGGTACTCCATAGTTGTTAGTCACCACCCGTCGGTTTGTGCGTTTTCGTCCGCGTTCGGTCTTTCATCTCATCAAGGCGGCTCGTCAGTTCGTGGAGCCGGACCCGGTTGCCGAGCAGGTACACATAGAGGAAGAAGATAGCAAGGAGCGAAACAAACAGTACCGAGGCGGTGATGTTGGCCTCCGCGTCGGGATTGCCGATAGAGGGAGCGTGAAGCTGTGCCGTCCACAGCCGGGTCGAAGCGTACGATATCGGGACGGTGATGAACCCGACGACGCCGTAGACCGACGCCAGCCGCGAGACGCGGCCGCCGTCGCCGGCCCCGGAGTAGATTATCAGATAGCCGGCGTAGATGAACCACACGAACAGGAAGGTGACAAGCCGGATGTCGGACCAGTCCCACCACGTGTTCCAGATGATGCGGCCCCAAGCGCTGCCGGTCACAAGCGTCAGCGTCGCGAAGATGAATCCGAGTTCGCCGGAGGCGTGGGCAAGCTGCTCCCAGAACCGCGTCGACGTGACGAGATAGAGCACACAGCCGACGAACGTGACTGTCAGTGCGAGGCCGCCGACGATTGCCAGCGGCACGTGCCAGTAAGCGATGAGGTTGATGCCGTGGTCGACGCCGTACATCGATGCGGAGGCAAAGCCAAAGACCAACACGAGCGAGGCCAGCCCGAACCCCAGCGCCAGATAGCCCGGTACGGCGCTGTGGAACAGCCGCCTGAGAACGCGAACTGAGAGCCGCCGGTCGGTGTCCATACATCGGCGTTCGCAGCCGCAGACAAAAATGGTGCGCAACCTCCCATCGCCTCGGATGATACGGCGGCGCACCCGTGAAACCCAGCGCGCCATCGCTGAGGGGGCTCCAAGCCGTTGCCGCAAACGGGTAGCTTCTTGTCGCGCCGATGTAGTATTTGAACTATGAACTACGAGCAGGTCCGCGAGGCCGACCCTGCAATCGCTGCTGCGCTTGCCGACGAGCGCGACCGCCAGGAAGACACGCTGGCGATGATTGCCTCCGAGAACCACGTCTCGGAGGCCGTCCTGCAGGCCCAGAGTTCGGAACTGACAAACAAGTACGCCGAGGGCTACCCCGGCGAGCGGTATTACGCCGGCTGCGGTCCCGCAGACGACGTCGAAGAACTCGCCATCGAGCGCGCCGAGGAGCTGTGGGGTGCCGAACACATCAACGTACAGCCCCACTCCGGAACGCAGGCGAACATGGCTGTCTATCTCGCCATGCTGGAGCCCGGCGACCGGATTCTCTCCCTAGAACTGGAACACGGTGGCCACCTCAGCCACGGCCACCCGGCCAACTTCACCGGCCAGACCTACGAAGTCGAACAGTACGAGGTCGACCCCGAGACGGGCTACATCGACTACGACGAACTCCACGAGCAGGCCGAGGCGTTCGAGCCGGACATCATCGTTTCCGGCTACTCCGCCTACCCCCGCGAGGTCGAATTCGAGCGGATTCAGGAGGCCGCCGATGCTGTCGACGCCTACCATCTTGCCGACATCGCCCACATCACCGGACTCGTCGCCGCCGGCGTCCATCAGTCGCCGGTCGGCGTCGCCGACTTCGTCACCGGCTCGACGCACAAGACCATCCGCGCCGGCCGCGGCGGTATCGTGATGTGTGACGAGGAGTACGCCGACGATATCGACGCTGCCGTCTTCCCCGGCGCACAGGGCGGTCCGCTGATGCACAACGTCGCCGGCAAGGCCGTCGGCTTCAAGGAGGCGCTCCAGCCCGAATTCGAGCAGTACGCCCAGCAGGTTATCGACAACGCCGAGGCGCTCGGCGAGCGGCTGCAG from Natronomonas pharaonis DSM 2160 includes the following:
- the cofD gene encoding 2-phospho-L-lactate transferase: MVTFLAGGTGTPKLRYGAETVFDTADTPVVCNTGDDVELGGLVVCPDVDTVLFAAADRLDRETWWGIDGDTTETHEELRALADAADLDTGPRYLPDKKQTAGRDIARWRRFSGVAEFMEIGDTDRAVHITRTSLLDEGKRLTEATATLADALGVDHPVLPMSDDPVATLIDTDEGLVHFQEFWVHRRAEPTINGVEFRGADAAEPTPEVREALADPVVIGPSNPITSIGPMVALDGIRKALAETPVVAVSPFVEDRVFSGPADDLMAADGYAPSTAGVAEAYPFADAFVVDEADETPLERPTVRTDTELGSPADGERVCRAVREAFDRLGVEVA
- a CDS encoding HD domain-containing protein, with amino-acid sequence MVTIKDSVHDHITVEGVAADLLDTPAVQRLRRITQLGTVEYVYPSANHTRFEHSLGVYHLATRALDHLGIEGTQAERLRAAAILHDIGHTPYSHNIEALVARRTGKLHDEVEDLLETGDVARTLALHDIDPSAVADLIAGDGEFGPLVSGELDVDRMDYLVRDAHHTGVPYGTIDAGRLIRELRFVDGELVLAEGNVQTAESLLVARALMNPVVYNHHVARISKAMLRRATEQLLTAGVTDAETLRRMDDAALRSALRDCAATAPLATRLDRRTLYKRAVWAELRDVPDDIVDADHETCREHERAIAERAGVDPAAVIIDVPSRPSMRESTSRVVVGGEVRTLGSQSTLVAALRRTQREQWRLGVYAPEAETDAVGSAAEDILGLDLDALVVDVRQGVNTRLDEFQE
- a CDS encoding amidohydrolase family protein — its product is MELSGTILAGPDYEPIEGRVVVEDGEITAIEEVETASSDIICPAFVNAHTHIGDSIAKEAGRGLSLDELVAPPDGLKHRLLDDASREELVAAMARSLQFMQAAGTGACIEFREGGVEGIEALQAATAGLDIESVALGRDTTDVLDIADGYGASGARDGDFSAERTATGRAGLLFGIHAGERDAHDINPALDLEPDFLVHMVHAEPLHLERVADRGTPVVVCPRSNLVTDVGVPPVADLLERTTVALGTDNVLLNSPSMFREMAVTAKLCDVTAPEVLRMATAAGAEIAGLNCGVIEPGRRARLLVLDGDSDNLAGVRDPVRAVVRRAGVNDVKNVVLQ
- a CDS encoding universal stress protein translates to MYDTILVPTDGGGGIGRVIDHAAEIAAAHGAALQFLYVLNTDSAAVSAAAVGGEAHELLRSQGEEALADADARVDVPTETALLEGQPADRIVEYADRTGCDLIVMGTHGRGGLGRLLLGSVAERVVRLSSQPVLTVHVDDSADNDKTSLEEVSPVTVDPAVSGVLE
- a CDS encoding heme exporter protein CcmB translates to MTGRYLRTVYEVARKDLLVETRSKQTVNSAFVFSLLVIVVFSFVFGEDVGSREALARGALWIAVVFGGVVGMSHAVALEGQNDAIDGLLLAPVDRSAVYLGKVLSTTVFVTGIGLLSLVFVVVFLEYSFEPAALSTLLSVVPLAALGLSAVGVLLSVLMLHSQLQESLLPVLLIPLVVPVLLAGTALTQPDLSDGMTTAWFRVLLAYDGLMLLAGWMTFEYVVEE
- a CDS encoding ABC transporter ATP-binding protein encodes the protein MSFVSVAGLSKRFGSHLAVDDVSFELTAGETAVLFGPNGAGKTTLIRMLASLARPSDGTIRIDGQPLVGDDAARGDIGVLTHETLLYEELTARENLRLHARLHGVDEAICEELLETVGLAARGSERVSGFSHGMAKRVSLARALVHDPALLLLDEPYTGLDQTSLKRMTTVLSELADRTVLASTHDLERGVELADRILFMREGRLVGDAAADEFETVEGAVDRYETLCGGEPAVGGALR
- a CDS encoding cytochrome c biogenesis CcdA family protein, with amino-acid sequence MEVPTLSVVFIAGVATILTPCCLPLLPPLLSGSVGHRLRPIAIVAGSLVSFTALGVVVGTLGSFSPDSLRTPAFLAIVAFGAVMVDDDLNRIYSTYASRLSGWLTGSFSTLDADRRPLASAFSLGTLLGVIWLPCVGPVLGAVLAYAATTGAAAESGLLLFVYGTGFAVPLLGVAYGGKIAGRSVVSRLGAVGGTETLRRIAGGILLVTGVALLFDFDRVLLSAL
- a CDS encoding cytochrome c maturation protein CcmE domain-containing protein translates to MDRRTKAVVGGVGIAVLLAILATTTMGAAAEFVTPTDLEEDDDYQNELVKLEGQVTDLEEGPPIAFAVDDGNYTKAVTYDGEMPETMSEGRIVVAEGHFDGETLVADDLTVRAHEGEHPDDHPGGVDADAHDESHFEGDSDYDNGDYDKDDY
- a CDS encoding molybdopterin-dependent oxidoreductase, with product MSDSDSARSDNGSAIGRYGMAAIAVVAAGVSTVATSFAVYATGREFLVSSLNRHLLEYLPGWFVSGVIQRFGNLALELSMVFSGALLAVVFGIVAVGGYRLGDRLSPTLPPVAGFVVATALVFVVSYSVVGSAMAVVVPALVGGVVVTYFETRSPTEIATDSERRSVLRAVSAVAAFNVVAHGIGLVRRSQTQRAEQELQERALRLEAEHMISDARQKELDVEGVQPLVTDIEDFYKVDINPSPPAVDPDSWALSITGAVEEPVDLDYAEIQRFPVEHQYKAIRCLSDDIEDDKLDTAVWTGCSMDAVLDAVDLQGSHVMLYGADDYFYSMSVEDFRSCLLAYGMNGLELPQAHGYPVRLLVPDRWGKLHVKWLTEIEVIDDYSGGYWEEQGWHGMGAVNAVTKIDRINRPEGRIQICGHAYAGARGVDRVEVSIDGGETWTAAALSGQLDNPDTIRQWVYEIDDPQQDEYEVYARTIDGTDTIQTEVRTDPFPDGATGWVNRTIRRG
- a CDS encoding CcmD family protein, giving the protein MEYLLGASYGAIFAALVVYVLYLRSRLNRLESRLEDLSAERGE
- a CDS encoding cytochrome c biogenesis protein, producing the protein MDTDRRLSVRVLRRLFHSAVPGYLALGFGLASLVLVFGFASASMYGVDHGINLIAYWHVPLAIVGGLALTVTFVGCVLYLVTSTRFWEQLAHASGELGFIFATLTLVTGSAWGRIIWNTWWDWSDIRLVTFLFVWFIYAGYLIIYSGAGDGGRVSRLASVYGVVGFITVPISYASTRLWTAQLHAPSIGNPDAEANITASVLFVSLLAIFFLYVYLLGNRVRLHELTSRLDEMKDRTRTKTHKPTGGD
- the glyA gene encoding serine hydroxymethyltransferase → MNYEQVREADPAIAAALADERDRQEDTLAMIASENHVSEAVLQAQSSELTNKYAEGYPGERYYAGCGPADDVEELAIERAEELWGAEHINVQPHSGTQANMAVYLAMLEPGDRILSLELEHGGHLSHGHPANFTGQTYEVEQYEVDPETGYIDYDELHEQAEAFEPDIIVSGYSAYPREVEFERIQEAADAVDAYHLADIAHITGLVAAGVHQSPVGVADFVTGSTHKTIRAGRGGIVMCDEEYADDIDAAVFPGAQGGPLMHNVAGKAVGFKEALQPEFEQYAQQVIDNAEALGERLQEHGFSLVSGGTDNHLVLVDLRESHPDTSGTVAEEALEAAGIVLNKNTVPGETRSAFNPSGIRAGTPALTTRGFDEQACERVADIIANVIDNPDDEGTIDEAAAEVDALCEEYPLYQGESGITDFE